In Gigantopelta aegis isolate Gae_Host chromosome 14, Gae_host_genome, whole genome shotgun sequence, the following proteins share a genomic window:
- the LOC121389211 gene encoding uncharacterized protein LOC121389211, translating to MTEGSETQLGAVIPTVNFLKPKTKMKIGRWNVTTMYQTGKLAQVIKEMNNYIDILGISETRWTGAGKMQLANGQTLLYSVRQDNHHSEGIGIIIRKKLRKSLMEWNPVGSRYFTIVSCYAPTEDAEEEDKDIFYDQLQQILQNVQHMICCLKWRSSLQDVKARRGADVASDHTLVIGLLSLKLRKTKKEQERGLQFDSTKLKDTEVRKSFQVELRNRFKALEAGDEINIETFNKIIVQTGEKILGYKKKKKEEWIPKETWEKIAERKETKRKMNASSSQRLKDRFKNKYSELDKEVKKTAKYDKKVYIEGLADQAEQAAQRQDSKTLYRITKTLMGRNHHNDLPVKDMNGNIITNETEKFARWKDHFQSILNRAKPNTLAEIPETDQDLDMNVDPPTLTEVKNALRAMENGKHQVQMG from the exons ATGACAGAGGGCAGTGAAACCCAGCTGGGAGCTGTCATCCCGACGGTGAATTTCCTTAAGCCAAAAACTAAGATGAAAATCGGACGTTGGAATGTAACGACTATGTACCAGACTGGAAAACTGGCTCAAGTCATCAAAGAAATGAACAATTACATCGATATCCTAGGAATCAGTGAAACGAGGTGGACAGGAGCAGGCAAAATGCAGCTTGCAAATGGACAAACACTGCTCTACTCAGTACGACAGGACAATCACCACTCAGAAGGCATCGGTATCATCATAAGAAAGAAACTAAGAAAATCATTGATGGAATGGAATCCAGTTGGATCAAGATATTTCACCATTGTATCGTGCTATGCTCCAACTGAGGATGCTGAGGAAGAAGATAAAGACATCTTCTATGACCAGTTGCAGCAGATCCTTCAAAATGTCCAGCACATGATATGTTGCTT AAAGTGGAGAAGTTCTTTACAAGACGTAAAGGCAAGACGAGGTGCAGATGTTGCTAGTGACCATACCCTAGTGATTGGACTCCTATCACTTAAACTGCGCAAGACAAAGAAGGAACAGGAAAGAGGCTTACAGTTCGATTCCACAAAACTGAAAGATACCGAAGTAAGAAAATCCTTCCAAGTCGAACTCAGAAACCGTTTCAAAGCCTTAGAAGCGGGAGATGAAATAAACATTGAAACCTTCAACAAAATTATTGTGCAAACAGGAGAGAAGATCCTTGgatacaaaaagaagaaaaaagaagagtggATCCCAAAAGAGACTTGGGAAAAGATTgctgaaagaaaagaaacaaaaaggaaaatgAATGCTTCCAGCTCACAGAGGCTTAAAGATCgtttcaaaaacaaatactCGGAGCTGGACAAGGAAGTTAAGAAGACGGCAAAATATGACAAGAAAGTCTACATAGAGGGTTTGGCAGATCAAGCAGAGCAAGCTGCACAAAGACAGGATTCGAAAACTCTATACAGAATCACAAAAACTCTGATGGGAAGAAACCATCATAATGACCTACCCGTCAAGGATATGAATGGAAACATCATAACAAACGAGACCGAAAAGTTCGCCAGATGGAAAGATCACTTCCAAAGCATACTGAACAGAGCAAAACCAAACACCCTAGCAGAAATTCCAGAAACAGACCAAGACCTTGACATGAATGTTGATCCACCAACACTCACAGAAGTGAAAAATGCCCTTAGAGCTATGGAGAATGGAAAGCACCAGGTGCAGATGGGGTAA
- the LOC121389212 gene encoding secreted RxLR effector protein 78-like, with amino-acid sequence MRQEQVGFRKGMSCRDHIFTLTQILEQSKEWNSTVYVNFIDFEKAFDSIHRESLWRIVRHYGIPSKLVNIIRLSYTDFCSQVINGNLLSDPFSINTGVKQGCILSPFLFIIGID; translated from the coding sequence ATGCGTCAAGAACAAGTTGGATTTCGGAAAGGAATGTCTTGCAGAGATCACATCTTCACCTTGACACAGATCCTGGAACAGAGCAAGGAGTGGAACTCAACAGTATATGTCAACTTCATCGACTTTGAAAAAGCCTTTGACAGTATTCACAGGGAATCGCTCTGGCGGATAGTCAGACACTATGGCATACCCTCCAAACTTGTTAACATCATCCGGCTATCATATACAGATTTCTGTTCTCAAGTTATAAATGGCAACCTTCTTAGTGACCCTTTCAGTATAAACACTGGGGTAAAACAAGGGTGTATTCTTTCACCATTCTTGTTCATAATTGGGATAGACTGA